A stretch of the TM7 phylum sp. oral taxon 349 genome encodes the following:
- a CDS encoding IS1595 family transposase, translated as MSNIPNFASNKKCWRLINKLVFGEEVSCPLCGCELQENYLSRYLWCKICRKKLRATAWHGSWLYGMKLSSKQLFKLIWCWQNRKSVEAAILFAGVSYPTVARWFSRFRENLPDAATMLEGLIQADESYFSKLKSKQATYIVTGAIEQDTGRLALRITGGFHDGRSQDVLEQFIQDSVKPGSLIITDKWYGYDELPLLGYEHESHNHSRGDFANTNKAELIWSVAKRHMRKLYGQRILTHQLEELCKEWMARANRPKLFEDPMTYLRFTLDVPSGYSQLTWNKRKPWIS; from the coding sequence ATGTCTAACATACCAAACTTTGCCAGCAATAAGAAGTGCTGGAGGCTTATCAACAAGCTTGTCTTTGGGGAGGAGGTGTCGTGCCCGCTCTGCGGGTGCGAGCTGCAAGAAAACTACCTCTCAAGATATCTCTGGTGCAAAATATGCCGCAAAAAGCTCAGAGCCACTGCCTGGCATGGTTCCTGGCTGTATGGCATGAAGCTGTCGTCCAAACAACTATTCAAGCTAATCTGGTGCTGGCAGAATCGTAAAAGTGTTGAGGCAGCTATACTGTTTGCTGGCGTTAGTTATCCAACTGTAGCTAGATGGTTCTCCCGCTTTCGAGAGAACCTGCCAGACGCTGCAACAATGCTAGAAGGCTTAATCCAAGCCGACGAAAGCTACTTCTCAAAGCTCAAGAGTAAACAAGCTACCTACATAGTTACTGGCGCCATTGAGCAGGATACCGGGCGCTTAGCCTTGCGTATAACCGGCGGCTTCCATGACGGACGAAGCCAAGATGTGCTTGAACAGTTCATCCAAGACAGCGTAAAACCAGGCAGCCTAATTATTACCGACAAATGGTACGGTTACGACGAATTACCGCTCCTAGGCTACGAGCATGAAAGCCACAACCACAGCAGAGGCGACTTTGCTAATACCAACAAAGCTGAGCTAATTTGGAGCGTAGCCAAGCGCCACATGCGCAAACTCTACGGACAACGCATCCTAACCCACCAACTAGAAGAACTCTGCAAAGAATGGATGGCAAGAGCCAACCGCCCCAAGCTATTCGAGGACCCGATGACTTACCTGCGCTTTACTTTGGATGTTCCAAGTGGGTACAGTCAACTAACATGGAACAAGCGTAAACCGTGGATAAGTTGA
- a CDS encoding ATP-grasp domain-containing protein: MTTVLVTGIGGTRSIGIMKSLRDMQEHIRVIGTDANFFNAGAFQCDVAYIVPFASEEGYLARLEEIITKENVSIVFASVEKEVAFLAQHKAEIEAMGVVCLVPDQEVLAVCFDKYKTQQFLNDNGFTAIPCIYTDNEAATRQFADEHGFPLIRKPVMGYGSKGLSIICAQEELAEIPKSNEYVLQQYIENEDTETFYNTVLNEYTAEVFINNNGSVAGGIILKRALHAGETVAGYSVDDEKTLRYLSGIAVKLGIKGPCNFQYRKADGKIYIFEINPLFSGTTYVRAQFGFNNVALAVKSFVRGEHETIASSELEDKYFVRYLSETFINPKDIEKFQTTGKFTKQ; encoded by the coding sequence ATGACAACGGTGTTAGTGACTGGCATTGGCGGTACGCGATCAATCGGAATTATGAAATCGCTTCGCGATATGCAGGAGCATATACGCGTGATCGGCACGGATGCAAATTTTTTCAATGCTGGCGCGTTTCAATGTGATGTGGCGTATATTGTACCGTTTGCATCAGAAGAGGGGTATTTGGCGCGTCTTGAAGAAATTATTACAAAAGAAAACGTGTCGATTGTTTTTGCGAGCGTTGAGAAAGAAGTAGCGTTTTTAGCGCAGCATAAGGCAGAAATTGAGGCAATGGGTGTAGTCTGTCTTGTGCCTGATCAAGAGGTGCTTGCTGTCTGCTTTGATAAGTATAAGACTCAGCAATTTCTGAACGATAATGGTTTTACTGCTATTCCATGCATCTATACAGATAACGAAGCTGCTACACGACAGTTCGCAGACGAACATGGTTTTCCTCTCATTCGTAAACCAGTCATGGGGTATGGCTCGAAAGGACTATCAATCATTTGCGCTCAAGAGGAACTTGCAGAAATTCCAAAAAGTAACGAATATGTTCTGCAGCAATATATTGAGAATGAAGATACGGAAACGTTCTACAATACCGTACTTAATGAATATACTGCTGAGGTGTTTATCAATAACAATGGCTCGGTTGCGGGCGGCATTATTCTTAAGCGGGCGCTCCATGCGGGCGAGACAGTGGCGGGGTATAGTGTAGATGATGAGAAAACGCTACGCTACTTGAGCGGTATCGCGGTGAAGCTAGGTATCAAAGGACCGTGTAACTTTCAATATCGCAAGGCTGACGGTAAAATATATATCTTTGAAATTAATCCCCTGTTTTCTGGTACCACATACGTGCGAGCTCAATTTGGATTTAACAATGTGGCACTCGCGGTCAAAAGTTTTGTACGGGGTGAGCATGAGACGATCGCAAGTAGTGAGCTAGAAGATAAATACTTTGTTCGCTATTTGAGCGAAACATTTATAAATCCAAAAGATATTGAGAAGTTTCAAACAACAGGGAAGTTTACGAAGCAATGA
- a CDS encoding IS30 family transposase, whose protein sequence is MRCWLDARNNPCCSELSGYQQTREFVESRLRLRWSPEQIAGRLQIEINKRDKSASLSYVSPKAICKYAKKYNLHKHLRRRGKKYRCSRIPAVPAGWMSAGKRNIAARPGVVDELGRLGDLEGDTIFGKDSRDRLLTHVERKTGLVSISLVCGYDVHKIQKQTMLDLERLSRHTGALPKTITYDNGVEFAGWRQTEKDLGADIYFANPYHSWERGRNENANGLIRDFFPKGTDFKKLTNRDILKVESMLNNRPRKRFQWLTPLEYAASLGVAVEGWV, encoded by the coding sequence ATAAGATGCTGGCTAGATGCAAGAAACAATCCCTGCTGCTCGGAGCTTTCTGGATACCAGCAAACCAGAGAGTTCGTTGAATCGCGCCTCAGGCTGCGTTGGTCTCCCGAGCAGATTGCTGGCAGGCTGCAGATAGAGATTAACAAAAGAGACAAATCTGCTAGCTTGTCTTACGTCTCGCCTAAAGCAATCTGCAAATACGCCAAGAAATACAACCTCCATAAACACCTGCGGCGCCGCGGCAAGAAATACAGATGCAGCCGTATACCTGCCGTACCTGCCGGCTGGATGTCTGCCGGCAAACGCAATATTGCAGCTAGACCCGGCGTAGTGGATGAACTCGGGCGCTTAGGCGACCTAGAGGGCGATACCATCTTCGGCAAAGATAGCCGAGACAGATTGCTAACTCACGTGGAGCGAAAGACGGGGTTAGTCTCAATTAGCCTAGTGTGCGGCTATGATGTACATAAGATACAAAAACAGACCATGCTTGATCTAGAAAGGCTCAGCAGGCACACCGGAGCCTTGCCAAAGACCATAACCTACGACAACGGCGTAGAATTTGCCGGTTGGAGACAAACCGAGAAAGACCTAGGAGCGGATATTTACTTCGCCAATCCCTACCATTCCTGGGAACGAGGCAGAAACGAAAACGCCAACGGGCTCATCCGCGACTTCTTCCCCAAAGGCACTGACTTCAAAAAACTAACTAACCGGGATATATTAAAAGTAGAATCCATGCTTAACAACCGACCAAGAAAACGATTCCAGTGGCTAACGCCACTGGAATACGCCGCGTCTTTGGGTGTTGCGGTTGAGGGGTGGGTTTAA
- a CDS encoding transposase encodes MRRILRRHHCFDGARKPRIIRSNPHRPRATAPGELVQTDTIHFVCPYTRQRTYIYTVIDLYTRMAYARAARQIIPQEAARTILDAQKFFGFHFKMVQADNGLEFSRHFEQTLAQYGIVTRHSRLGRPNDNAHIERFNRTLQDECTSRTLSYQTNTQAIQARLTSYLDYYNHHRVHLGIQMRTPAEMLQR; translated from the coding sequence GTGCGTCGCATTCTCAGGCGACACCACTGCTTTGACGGCGCCAGAAAGCCACGGATCATAAGAAGTAATCCGCATCGACCAAGAGCGACTGCCCCAGGCGAACTTGTCCAGACGGACACTATTCACTTTGTGTGTCCGTATACCCGCCAGCGCACATATATTTATACTGTCATTGACCTATATACTCGCATGGCCTATGCTAGGGCGGCTAGGCAAATAATACCCCAAGAGGCCGCGAGAACCATCTTGGATGCCCAAAAGTTTTTTGGCTTCCATTTCAAGATGGTGCAGGCTGACAATGGACTTGAGTTTAGTCGTCACTTCGAGCAGACACTTGCTCAATATGGCATTGTTACTCGCCACAGCCGCCTCGGCAGGCCGAACGATAACGCTCACATAGAACGGTTTAATCGTACTTTGCAAGACGAATGTACTAGTAGAACCCTTTCTTACCAGACAAACACACAGGCAATCCAGGCACGACTAACGTCGTACCTGGATTATTACAACCACCATAGAGTACACTTAGGTATACAGATGCGAACACCTGCGGAGATGTTGCAAAGGTAG
- a CDS encoding NAD(P)-dependent oxidoreductase, translated as MNILVTGGTGFLGGYVLPLLADDSEIDKLLYTYRHQPCGESSSMRGLALDITNLENFKPHQAVLEEVTCLVHMASAVSHGRVALYQDISQNITENFSSLGNLLQFLPNLEKIVYISSGSAEIYKDDPTMYGVGKLLVEQVLQHIVRYHNVACTILRFPQLYGPGEPHGTFVSKFINSFLDGKAIQLMNDGTTVRDILYVKDAAASIVYAAKQAPSGVFMVSDPIKHTVGEIAVILQVITGADDACIVRVSSNNTGALGYHFTSDIDKLGYKLCYTVEQGLEETVRGWNNV; from the coding sequence ATGAATATACTTGTAACTGGCGGCACAGGGTTTCTTGGGGGATATGTGTTACCTCTGCTGGCTGATGATTCGGAGATAGATAAGCTCTTGTATACTTATCGTCACCAGCCGTGCGGGGAGTCTTCATCTATGCGCGGTCTGGCTCTTGATATTACAAATCTTGAGAATTTTAAGCCTCACCAGGCTGTTCTTGAAGAGGTGACATGCTTGGTACATATGGCTTCAGCCGTATCGCACGGTCGTGTTGCGCTTTATCAGGATATCTCACAGAATATTACTGAAAATTTCTCGAGCCTTGGTAATCTTTTGCAGTTTTTGCCAAATTTAGAAAAGATAGTCTATATAAGTAGCGGCTCAGCAGAAATCTACAAAGATGATCCTACGATGTATGGTGTTGGTAAGCTGCTTGTGGAACAGGTTCTGCAGCATATCGTGCGGTACCATAATGTAGCCTGCACTATACTACGTTTTCCACAATTATACGGTCCAGGTGAGCCACATGGTACTTTTGTAAGTAAATTTATTAATTCTTTTTTGGATGGAAAAGCAATTCAGCTTATGAACGATGGTACAACGGTGCGAGACATTCTTTATGTTAAGGATGCGGCAGCGAGCATCGTTTACGCTGCTAAACAGGCACCCTCTGGCGTATTTATGGTGAGCGACCCAATTAAACATACTGTTGGTGAGATTGCTGTTATTCTACAAGTAATAACGGGGGCAGACGATGCGTGTATTGTACGAGTGAGTTCAAACAACACTGGTGCGCTTGGCTATCACTTTACAAGTGACATAGATAAGCTTGGTTATAAACTGTGCTATACTGTAGAACAGGGGTTAGAAGAGACTGTAAGGGGATGGAATAATGTATAA
- a CDS encoding glycosyltransferase family 2 protein has product MYKNLKVGVFVPAYNEEKQIAAVLKTMPDFVDKVLVVDDCSQDDTSKVVKRFLKDKRIVLHRNEKNMGNGAGAKFAYQKLVEMGMDIIMPMSGDGQTEPQYMPRLLDPVVEDKCDFAKGNRFLERAVYNKMPTYRYWGNIFVTMINKFSTGYYSMYDSLNGYYAIKADTLKKLDFSRLGDRYEFENSFWIQLNIVNARGLDVSIPPVYKDEKSTIKLGRTALRTLWVLFKGFFERIFRKYILFNLTPTGLFFITGTLLTLFGIVWGLFITIKSIGPASPSTATVMLAVVPFILGVQILLQAIVLDIQAEPK; this is encoded by the coding sequence ATGTATAAAAATTTGAAAGTTGGTGTATTTGTTCCCGCCTATAATGAGGAAAAGCAGATAGCGGCTGTGCTTAAGACGATGCCTGACTTTGTTGATAAGGTGTTGGTGGTTGATGATTGTAGCCAAGATGATACATCAAAAGTTGTAAAGCGATTTTTAAAAGATAAAAGGATAGTATTGCATCGTAATGAGAAAAATATGGGCAATGGTGCTGGTGCTAAGTTCGCTTATCAAAAACTAGTTGAGATGGGTATGGATATCATTATGCCGATGAGCGGTGATGGGCAGACAGAACCGCAATATATGCCTCGGTTACTTGATCCTGTTGTAGAAGATAAATGTGATTTTGCAAAAGGTAATCGCTTCTTAGAGAGGGCGGTCTATAATAAAATGCCTACCTATCGTTATTGGGGTAATATCTTTGTAACGATGATAAACAAATTCTCAACAGGCTATTATTCAATGTATGACAGCTTGAACGGATATTATGCTATTAAGGCAGACACCTTGAAGAAACTCGATTTCTCGCGACTAGGCGATCGCTATGAGTTCGAGAATAGTTTTTGGATTCAGCTCAATATTGTTAACGCGCGCGGGCTTGATGTATCTATCCCGCCTGTCTACAAAGATGAGAAATCTACCATTAAGCTAGGCAGAACAGCGCTGCGTACGCTATGGGTATTGTTTAAAGGTTTTTTCGAGCGTATTTTCCGCAAATATATTCTCTTTAATCTTACGCCAACGGGTCTCTTCTTCATTACCGGCACACTGCTGACATTGTTTGGTATAGTTTGGGGATTATTTATAACAATTAAGTCAATTGGACCAGCAAGCCCGTCAACAGCAACGGTCATGCTCGCTGTGGTGCCATTTATTTTGGGTGTGCAAATACTCTTGCAGGCAATTGTGCTTGATATCCAAGCAGAGCCGAAGTAA
- a CDS encoding ATP-binding protein, with protein sequence MIQRDAQSTVKSVLNQGLVAIIYGARQTGKTTLAKQVAANYKKPLYLNCDDPTVVANLTERSAQELKSYIGDTDLVVIDEAQRVENIGISLKLLHDSYPSIPLLVTGSSSLDLANRVAEPLTGRSIEIQLYPLSVREVSTDTPSMLAHARTLAVRGGYPGMWTLSGEEASKRLRNMAINYIFRDAFSPVVIYDQTILNNLLQLLAYQIGNEVNYSELSRKLGVSRETVERYIDLLEKAFIVFRLNQYRKNLRAEVGRLRKIYFIDLGIRNALINDFRPLHIREDAGSLWENFCILERRKYLSTTDRLVRSYYWRNNKKQEIDLIEDEQDVVRAFEIKYGKKEPKVPTEFTKLYPNSEYTVVNPSNFNDTLFRALPDDKISLFQGGLL encoded by the coding sequence ATGATTCAGCGAGATGCTCAGTCAACGGTAAAATCCGTTCTTAATCAAGGGCTTGTCGCTATTATCTATGGCGCTCGACAAACCGGTAAAACAACGCTTGCGAAACAGGTTGCCGCAAACTATAAAAAACCACTCTACCTCAATTGCGATGATCCAACGGTTGTCGCTAACCTTACAGAACGGTCTGCCCAAGAGCTGAAATCATACATCGGAGACACTGATCTTGTCGTCATTGATGAGGCGCAGCGGGTCGAAAATATTGGAATATCGCTAAAGCTGCTACACGACAGCTACCCGAGCATCCCGCTGCTCGTCACTGGATCGTCTAGCCTTGATTTAGCGAATCGCGTCGCTGAACCTCTTACCGGACGAAGTATTGAAATCCAGCTTTATCCCCTTAGCGTGCGAGAAGTGTCTACAGATACCCCATCAATGCTGGCTCACGCCCGTACGCTAGCTGTGCGCGGCGGTTATCCTGGTATGTGGACACTTTCTGGAGAAGAAGCATCGAAACGTCTTCGTAATATGGCTATCAATTACATATTCCGCGATGCTTTCTCGCCTGTTGTTATTTACGACCAAACTATCTTAAATAACTTGCTACAACTGCTTGCATACCAGATAGGAAACGAAGTGAACTACAGCGAGCTCAGCCGAAAACTAGGCGTCAGCCGCGAAACTGTCGAACGCTACATTGATTTGCTGGAAAAAGCATTTATCGTTTTCAGGCTCAATCAATACCGTAAAAATCTCCGAGCCGAGGTTGGTAGGCTTCGGAAAATATATTTTATAGATCTCGGTATACGTAACGCTCTAATTAATGATTTTCGCCCTCTGCATATTCGCGAAGACGCTGGATCTCTATGGGAAAATTTTTGCATCCTTGAACGTAGAAAATACCTCTCTACGACAGACCGTCTTGTTCGTTCGTATTACTGGCGAAACAACAAAAAACAGGAAATTGACCTTATTGAAGATGAACAAGATGTTGTTCGGGCATTTGAAATAAAATATGGTAAAAAAGAACCTAAGGTTCCTACAGAGTTCACGAAATTATACCCAAATAGCGAGTATACCGTCGTTAATCCAAGTAATTTCAATGATACGTTATTTCGAGCATTGCCTGATGATAAAATAAGTTTGTTCCAAGGAGGATTACTATGA
- the galE gene encoding UDP-glucose 4-epimerase GalE: MKTILVTGGAGYIGSHTLIELIAHNLNVVVIDNLVNANVESLRRVEKITNTTIPFIKADVRDQAALDDIFTTHTIDAVIHFAGLKAVGESVTKPLEYYDNNLVSTLTLLKAMRKHTVNKLVFSSSATVYGTPSELPLRETSQTGIGITNPYGWTKYMIEQIVRDYSAAHTDFQATILRYFNPIGAHESGMIGEDPNGIPNNLLPYVAQVAVGKLTSVGVFGNDYNTPDGTGVRDYIHVVDLARGHVAALQHMQTGAHVYNLGTGHGTSVLEIIHAFSEACGKDLPYEIKPRRAGDIAACYADCSKAEHELGWRAELTIKDACHDSWRWQSQNPNGYSS, from the coding sequence ATGAAAACAATCCTTGTCACGGGCGGCGCTGGATATATTGGCAGCCATACGCTCATAGAACTTATCGCACATAATTTGAATGTTGTCGTAATTGATAATCTTGTAAACGCTAATGTCGAAAGCCTGCGGCGCGTCGAGAAAATTACAAACACAACTATTCCATTCATTAAAGCAGATGTTCGCGATCAAGCGGCACTTGATGATATTTTCACAACGCATACTATTGACGCCGTAATTCACTTCGCGGGTCTCAAAGCAGTCGGCGAATCGGTCACCAAGCCGCTTGAGTACTACGATAATAACCTCGTTTCAACGCTCACACTGCTTAAAGCAATGCGTAAGCATACTGTGAATAAATTAGTCTTCTCCAGCTCAGCAACCGTATACGGCACACCAAGCGAACTCCCCCTGCGCGAAACATCGCAAACCGGCATCGGTATCACGAATCCGTACGGTTGGACGAAATACATGATTGAACAGATTGTCCGTGATTACAGCGCTGCTCATACTGATTTTCAGGCGACGATTTTACGCTATTTCAACCCGATCGGTGCCCACGAATCCGGCATGATCGGCGAGGATCCAAATGGCATTCCGAATAATTTATTACCGTATGTCGCGCAAGTCGCCGTTGGCAAATTAACGAGTGTTGGTGTATTTGGCAATGACTATAATACACCAGACGGCACAGGTGTGCGCGACTATATTCACGTCGTTGATTTAGCGCGCGGACATGTCGCTGCTCTGCAGCATATGCAAACGGGCGCGCACGTATACAATCTCGGCACAGGGCACGGTACGTCAGTTCTCGAAATCATTCACGCGTTTAGCGAAGCGTGCGGCAAAGATCTGCCATACGAAATCAAACCGCGCCGCGCAGGCGATATCGCCGCCTGCTACGCTGATTGCAGTAAAGCTGAACACGAGCTTGGCTGGCGCGCTGAATTGACAATCAAAGATGCGTGCCACGATAGTTGGCGCTGGCAATCACAGAACCCAAATGGCTATTCGTCGTGA
- a CDS encoding adenylyltransferase/cytidyltransferase family protein: protein MKIVIVSGYFNPLHGGHLDMIEAAAQMGDKLIVIVNNDKQQLLKKGKIILDENNRLRLMRALKGVDQVMLSIDEDPTIIKTLEMVAGQYPGDELIFANGGDRDTEKAIPEADVCRKHNITMRFDAGTGKPDSSTRINRATGNE from the coding sequence ATGAAAATTGTGATTGTAAGCGGATACTTTAATCCGCTGCACGGCGGACATCTTGATATGATTGAGGCAGCGGCGCAGATGGGTGATAAACTGATCGTGATCGTTAACAACGATAAGCAACAGTTGCTAAAAAAAGGCAAAATTATTTTAGATGAAAATAATCGCCTGCGTTTGATGCGTGCGCTTAAGGGCGTTGATCAGGTAATGCTTTCAATTGATGAAGATCCGACGATCATTAAAACGCTTGAAATGGTAGCGGGACAATATCCGGGCGACGAATTGATTTTTGCAAACGGCGGTGATCGTGATACTGAAAAAGCAATTCCGGAAGCAGATGTATGTAGAAAACACAACATCACTATGCGTTTTGATGCAGGTACGGGTAAACCCGATTCATCGACGCGTATTAATCGGGCAACAGGCAACGAATAG
- the rfbB gene encoding dTDP-glucose 4,6-dehydratase, with protein sequence MTNLLVTGGAGFIGSNFVQYTVKHKPEYRVTVIDKLTYAGNRANLESVNDRIEFVEGDICNAELIDRLVASNDAIVHFAAESHNDNSLRNPWPFVETNIVGTYTILEAVRKYDKRLHHISTDEVFGDLELDDPNRFTENTPYNPSSPYSSTKASSDMLVRAWMRSFGIKATISNCSNNYGPYQHIEKFIPRQITNILSGIKPKLYGTGEQVRDWIHVDDHNAAVHIILEKGKLGETYIIGADNDHVNNKMVIEQICELMGKGKDWYEHVNDRPGHDQRYAMDSSKLRHELGWQPRYTDNQTGMHDGLLQTIDWYRTHEDWWRTQKEAVEAAYAKQGQ encoded by the coding sequence ATGACCAACTTGCTTGTCACGGGAGGTGCGGGGTTTATCGGGTCAAACTTCGTACAGTACACCGTGAAACATAAACCCGAGTATCGCGTAACAGTAATTGACAAACTAACGTATGCTGGCAACCGTGCTAATCTTGAATCTGTCAACGACCGCATTGAATTTGTTGAGGGCGATATTTGCAACGCCGAGTTGATAGATCGGCTAGTAGCAAGCAATGACGCCATTGTTCACTTTGCTGCCGAGAGCCATAACGACAATAGTCTGCGCAATCCCTGGCCATTTGTCGAGACCAACATCGTTGGCACGTATACGATATTAGAGGCGGTGCGCAAATACGATAAGCGGCTCCATCACATTAGCACCGACGAAGTGTTTGGCGACTTAGAGTTAGACGATCCGAACCGCTTTACCGAGAACACGCCGTACAATCCATCCAGCCCCTACTCCAGCACCAAAGCGTCAAGCGACATGCTGGTGCGCGCCTGGATGCGTAGCTTTGGAATCAAAGCGACCATCTCCAACTGTTCTAATAACTATGGACCATACCAGCACATTGAGAAATTTATTCCGCGCCAAATTACCAACATCTTGTCCGGCATCAAACCGAAACTCTACGGTACCGGCGAGCAAGTTCGCGACTGGATTCACGTCGACGACCACAACGCTGCTGTCCATATAATTCTAGAAAAAGGCAAACTGGGCGAAACATATATCATCGGCGCTGACAACGACCACGTCAACAACAAAATGGTTATTGAGCAAATCTGTGAGTTGATGGGCAAAGGCAAGGACTGGTACGAGCACGTCAACGATCGACCGGGTCACGATCAACGTTACGCCATGGACTCAAGCAAGTTACGCCATGAGCTGGGATGGCAACCACGTTATACCGACAACCAAACAGGTATGCACGATGGCCTGCTACAAACTATTGACTGGTATCGTACGCACGAAGACTGGTGGCGTACGCAAAAAGAAGCAGTTGAGGCAGCGTACGCTAAACAGGGGCAATAA
- the rfbA gene encoding glucose-1-phosphate thymidylyltransferase RfbA has product MKGIILAGGSGTRLWPITKAISKQLMPIYDKPMIYYPLTTLMQAGIREILVITTPEDQAGFKRLLGDGSQWGLDLHYAIQPSPDGLAQAFIIGEEFIGDDKVALVLGDNIFYGDALDDSLRACTDPDGGTVFAYKVSDPERYGVVEFDEHNHAISIEEKPQQPKSNYAVVGLYFYDNDVIEIAKNVQPSARGELEITSINAEYLRRGKLNVTTLERGDVWLDTGTINSLTDAEDFVRVIQTRTGQIIGSPEKIAHEQGFISREQLNELARPLKKSGYGNYLSSL; this is encoded by the coding sequence ATGAAAGGAATAATTTTAGCTGGCGGATCTGGCACGCGCCTCTGGCCAATTACCAAAGCAATCAGCAAGCAGCTGATGCCAATTTATGACAAGCCGATGATTTACTACCCGCTAACAACGCTGATGCAAGCGGGTATCCGCGAGATTCTTGTTATTACCACGCCAGAAGACCAGGCTGGATTCAAACGCCTGCTCGGCGATGGTTCACAGTGGGGGCTTGATTTGCATTATGCCATTCAACCAAGCCCGGATGGACTCGCCCAAGCATTTATCATCGGTGAGGAATTTATCGGTGACGATAAGGTAGCGCTAGTACTCGGCGATAATATCTTTTACGGCGACGCGCTTGACGATTCCTTACGCGCCTGCACTGACCCGGATGGCGGCACAGTATTCGCATATAAAGTGTCCGATCCTGAGCGCTATGGTGTCGTAGAATTTGACGAGCACAACCATGCAATATCAATCGAGGAAAAACCGCAGCAGCCAAAATCAAACTACGCTGTAGTTGGCTTGTATTTCTATGATAACGATGTCATAGAAATCGCGAAAAATGTCCAGCCATCAGCGCGCGGCGAGTTAGAGATTACTTCAATCAACGCCGAGTATTTACGCCGCGGTAAACTGAATGTTACTACGCTTGAACGCGGCGATGTATGGCTCGACACCGGCACGATCAATAGCCTAACTGACGCCGAAGACTTCGTCCGCGTCATCCAAACCCGCACCGGACAAATCATCGGTTCGCCGGAAAAAATCGCCCACGAACAAGGCTTCATTAGCCGAGAACAACTCAACGAACTGGCGCGACCACTCAAGAAATCAGGCTACGGTAATTATCTGTCTTCCCTATAG